A stretch of the Sphingobacterium thalpophilum genome encodes the following:
- the lptC gene encoding LPS export ABC transporter periplasmic protein LptC produces MLVLLGALLLTSCEPDLKEVDRIANLKKEEAVDISRHVDIIYSDSSKVKANLTAPEMRIKHDSSQVYIFPKSIKIIFYDENLKETQRITSDHAVRKEKEKLTIFTKNVVVTIADGSVFKTEEIIYDEGAKDPNRTFYNHVPIQAFFKDQRGNLQGTSFSSDKDLLHANIQNATGMVIIKDNSLFPTIGGR; encoded by the coding sequence ATGCTCGTTTTACTAGGGGCGCTCTTATTGACGTCCTGTGAACCAGACCTGAAAGAGGTCGACCGGATTGCCAACTTAAAGAAAGAAGAAGCAGTGGATATATCACGCCACGTTGACATTATTTATAGTGACTCGTCCAAAGTTAAAGCTAACCTGACAGCGCCCGAAATGCGCATCAAGCACGACAGTAGTCAGGTGTACATCTTCCCCAAGAGTATTAAAATCATTTTTTACGACGAGAATCTCAAAGAAACACAACGTATTACCTCCGATCACGCGGTAAGAAAAGAGAAGGAGAAACTGACGATCTTCACGAAGAATGTGGTCGTGACCATCGCGGATGGGTCAGTTTTTAAAACGGAAGAAATTATCTACGACGAAGGAGCCAAAGACCCCAACAGAACCTTTTACAACCATGTTCCGATCCAAGCGTTCTTTAAAGATCAGCGAGGCAACCTGCAGGGAACCTCATTTAGCTCTGATAAAGACCTCTTGCATGCCAATATCCAGAATGCGACAGGCATGGTAATCATCAAAGACAACAGCTTGTTTCCAACGATAGGCGGCAGATAG
- a CDS encoding TerC/Alx family metal homeostasis membrane protein yields MSHELMFFGGFLIFIALMLAIDLGLFSGDKPVSLKMAAIMSAIWVLFSLGFYWLLRHYGFELHNIHDLDHLQQIIVKHHHDIKIIPGDLAASLDIYNKNLGLEYLTGYVVEYALSVDNIFVMVLLFTSFGIPERYYHKVLVWGILGAIVMRFLFIFLGATLIAKFGWILYVFGAFLVFTGIKMFINRNQEEEVDPQNHPVVKFASKYFKVTPKLDAGHFFHIENGVKYMTPLFLVLLVIEFTDLIFAVDSIPAIFSVTKDPYIVFFSNIFAILGLRSMFFLLVNIIHKFQYLKVGLAFLLVFIGLKMLLHHWLAEVGFTTTHSLIVIISILALSIIASLLFPKKKNIPA; encoded by the coding sequence ATGAGTCACGAATTAATGTTTTTTGGAGGTTTTCTTATCTTCATTGCGCTGATGCTCGCCATTGACCTTGGCTTGTTTTCTGGCGACAAACCGGTGAGCCTGAAAATGGCCGCGATCATGAGTGCAATCTGGGTGCTCTTTTCTCTGGGCTTCTACTGGTTACTCCGTCACTACGGGTTTGAGTTACACAATATCCATGATCTGGACCATCTACAACAGATTATTGTTAAGCATCATCACGACATTAAGATTATCCCGGGAGATTTAGCTGCTAGCCTGGACATCTATAACAAGAATCTTGGCCTTGAATATTTAACGGGCTATGTGGTCGAATATGCACTGTCCGTAGATAATATCTTTGTTATGGTATTGCTATTTACTTCCTTTGGCATTCCCGAACGTTATTATCATAAGGTGCTGGTCTGGGGCATCCTAGGCGCTATCGTTATGCGTTTCCTCTTTATTTTCCTGGGCGCAACTTTAATCGCCAAGTTTGGCTGGATCCTGTATGTTTTTGGTGCCTTCCTGGTGTTTACGGGTATAAAAATGTTTATCAACCGCAACCAGGAAGAAGAGGTTGACCCGCAAAACCACCCCGTGGTTAAATTCGCATCCAAGTATTTCAAAGTAACACCTAAGCTGGACGCTGGCCATTTCTTCCATATCGAAAATGGCGTGAAATATATGACGCCGCTTTTCCTGGTATTGCTTGTCATCGAATTTACCGACCTCATATTTGCCGTCGATTCGATCCCAGCGATTTTCTCGGTGACCAAAGACCCCTATATCGTCTTTTTTTCCAATATTTTTGCGATCCTCGGACTGCGGTCGATGTTCTTCTTATTGGTCAATATTATCCATAAATTCCAATACTTAAAAGTAGGTTTAGCATTTTTATTGGTTTTCATCGGTCTGAAGATGCTGCTGCACCACTGGTTAGCCGAAGTGGGCTTTACTACGACGCATTCTCTTATTGTGATCATTAGTATACTTGCATTAAGTATCATTGCCTCACTCCTATTTCCAAAGAAAAAGAATATCCCAGCATAA
- a CDS encoding polyprenyl synthetase family protein, with the protein MSKLKEIQRPIAHELEAFEKKFKASMKSSVPLLDRITQYLIKRKGKQMRPMFVFFSAGICNGINESTYRGAALVELLHTASLVHDDVVDNSYERRGFFSINALWKNKIAVLVGDFLLSRGLLLSVKHQDYHLLKIVSEAVDQMSEGELLQIEKARKLDIEESIYFEVIRKKTASLIASCCACGAASSNADQQTVDKLHQFGEKIGIAFQIKDDLFDFGLDDVGKPVGNDIKEKKMTLPLIYALSQTSSSEKRRIINLVRNHNEDQKKVAEVIDFVRTSGGLDYAAEKMRQYQQEAFQILEAFPENEYKAALLQLVKYTTERKK; encoded by the coding sequence ATGTCAAAATTAAAAGAGATCCAACGCCCTATTGCCCACGAACTTGAAGCTTTCGAAAAGAAGTTTAAGGCTTCCATGAAAAGCTCCGTTCCACTGTTGGATCGTATTACCCAATACCTAATCAAACGAAAAGGCAAACAAATGCGGCCGATGTTTGTATTCTTTTCTGCAGGGATCTGTAATGGAATCAACGAATCGACATATAGAGGAGCTGCTTTGGTAGAATTGTTGCATACAGCCTCATTGGTTCATGACGATGTAGTCGACAACTCCTATGAACGGAGGGGCTTCTTTTCGATCAATGCGCTGTGGAAAAACAAGATCGCTGTACTGGTGGGAGATTTTCTGTTGTCCAGGGGCTTATTGCTGTCTGTAAAACATCAGGATTACCACCTGCTGAAGATCGTATCGGAGGCGGTAGACCAGATGAGTGAGGGCGAGTTGCTCCAAATCGAAAAAGCGCGCAAGCTGGACATCGAGGAGTCCATTTACTTCGAAGTAATACGGAAGAAAACGGCCTCCCTGATCGCCTCTTGCTGTGCCTGTGGCGCCGCGTCGTCCAATGCTGATCAGCAGACCGTGGACAAGCTGCATCAGTTTGGTGAGAAAATCGGCATTGCATTTCAGATCAAAGACGATCTGTTTGACTTTGGACTGGATGATGTAGGCAAACCGGTAGGAAATGATATTAAGGAAAAAAAGATGACCTTGCCTTTGATCTATGCCCTCAGCCAGACCAGTTCAAGTGAAAAACGGCGAATCATCAATCTGGTTCGAAACCACAATGAAGATCAAAAAAAAGTCGCCGAAGTTATTGACTTTGTCCGCACTAGCGGCGGTCTGGATTATGCCGCAGAAAAAATGCGACAATATCAGCAGGAGGCATTCCAGATCCTGGAAGCTTTTCCCGAGAATGAATACAAGGCAGCATTGCTTCAATTAGTAAAATATACAACAGAAAGAAAAAAATAA
- a CDS encoding thioredoxin family protein, with amino-acid sequence MRSIIALCLTILFGNMVYSQTKGVKFVEGLSWKQVKERAKADNKFIFAELFATWCGPCQYMSNEIFPLEQVGEPINQNFISIRVQMDSTDADSEFVKKWYADARALSDAYNIQSFPTFLIFNPDGEAVHRIVGASDAPEFVEHVTDGLYPETQYYTLLKKFEKRPQDIYTAKQMLKAANVAYDENTARRAESTLASSLSTDELFKKENVHILLAAAKFTNSKAFNLIRNNKEKIDILLESPGIANRTLANVVVNELLQIKIDAKNEPNWDSYQSELAAKYPDIDFVPMFKKIKAHYYLQVKNYVAMKNTINDYLSSEDFTAHQLNTFAWTIFNNSSDPACIDAAISWSKKSIIEDPSSAFLDTYANLLYKKGEKEKAIKWQNKAIEMASEDDRAIYQETLDKMAKGIKTWEN; translated from the coding sequence ATGAGAAGTATAATCGCACTATGCCTTACTATTTTATTCGGGAATATGGTATATTCCCAGACCAAGGGGGTTAAATTTGTGGAGGGATTAAGCTGGAAACAGGTCAAAGAAAGAGCGAAGGCAGACAATAAGTTTATCTTCGCTGAATTATTTGCCACTTGGTGCGGCCCCTGCCAATACATGAGCAACGAGATCTTTCCGTTGGAGCAGGTGGGCGAACCCATCAACCAGAATTTCATCAGCATTCGCGTCCAAATGGACTCCACCGATGCGGATAGTGAGTTCGTTAAGAAATGGTATGCTGATGCCCGGGCACTGTCCGATGCGTACAATATCCAGTCCTTTCCGACCTTCTTAATATTTAACCCAGATGGTGAAGCCGTTCACCGGATTGTCGGCGCCAGCGACGCACCTGAATTTGTTGAGCATGTGACCGATGGTCTATATCCGGAGACACAGTATTATACCCTACTCAAGAAATTTGAAAAAAGACCGCAGGACATTTACACAGCCAAACAGATGCTTAAAGCAGCCAATGTAGCCTACGACGAAAACACTGCACGACGGGCTGAGAGTACATTGGCCAGTTCATTATCCACCGATGAGCTCTTCAAAAAGGAAAATGTACATATTTTGCTTGCCGCAGCAAAGTTTACAAACTCCAAAGCGTTCAATCTCATTCGCAACAATAAAGAGAAAATCGATATCCTGCTGGAGTCTCCCGGTATAGCCAACCGAACGTTAGCCAACGTGGTCGTCAACGAGCTGCTGCAGATAAAAATCGATGCCAAAAATGAACCGAATTGGGACAGCTACCAAAGTGAACTTGCCGCAAAATATCCCGACATCGACTTCGTGCCCATGTTCAAAAAAATAAAAGCACATTATTACCTCCAGGTCAAAAATTATGTTGCGATGAAAAATACGATCAATGATTACTTATCTTCCGAAGATTTCACAGCGCATCAGCTCAATACCTTTGCCTGGACCATATTTAATAACAGCAGTGACCCGGCATGTATTGATGCGGCGATCAGCTGGAGCAAAAAATCGATCATAGAAGATCCCAGTTCGGCTTTCCTTGATACGTACGCCAATCTGCTTTATAAAAAAGGGGAAAAAGAAAAGGCGATCAAATGGCAAAATAAAGCAATAGAAATGGCTAGCGAAGATGACCGGGCGATTTATCAGGAGACATTGGATAAAATGGCCAAAGGCATAAAAACCTGGGAAAATTAA
- a CDS encoding DUF2480 family protein, which produces MDIQTNIVNKVAQSGLITVDLADYHPHADNVLYDIKDNLFHGLILKEKDFREFIKSHDWSQYTGKHVAITCSADAIVPTWAYMLLANKLEPYAATVIFGDLDELLRIQYAAAIEHIDMEQYRDQRVVVKGCGDIQIPESAFVQFTVRLSKVAKSIMYGEPCSTVPVFKRK; this is translated from the coding sequence ATGGATATTCAAACAAATATTGTCAATAAGGTTGCACAGAGTGGCTTGATCACGGTGGATCTGGCAGATTATCACCCTCATGCTGATAATGTATTATATGACATTAAAGATAATTTATTCCACGGATTGATTCTAAAGGAGAAAGACTTCCGCGAATTCATAAAATCGCACGACTGGTCACAGTATACAGGCAAACATGTAGCGATCACTTGCAGCGCAGATGCCATCGTGCCTACCTGGGCCTATATGCTACTGGCCAATAAGCTTGAACCCTATGCTGCTACTGTCATCTTCGGCGACCTGGACGAACTCCTGCGTATCCAGTATGCCGCCGCCATAGAACACATCGATATGGAGCAATATCGGGACCAGCGGGTCGTTGTAAAAGGCTGTGGCGACATTCAAATTCCGGAATCTGCCTTTGTGCAATTTACCGTGAGACTCAGCAAAGTAGCAAAAAGTATCATGTACGGTGAGCCCTGTTCGACAGTTCCCGTTTTTAAGAGAAAATAA
- a CDS encoding peptidylprolyl isomerase, with translation MGLMGFLRNKAGIILTAAMAIAILAFLLADVVRGGAPFWARHQNRVGEVNGTEIEYPEFNQQVEQAEEMFKQQMGGAVTPQMRTYAVQQVWNQFLSREILKKEIEKVGLTVGKDELNDLVKGPNPSPQIVQAFTNPQTGQFDHGQLMTFISQMNTAGNPAVAQQWEALLEGVRDERLSSKYGELLSNSVYVTSLEANEEYQERNKLANFKYILLDYASVKDADVKLSDADFQQYYDEHKNMFKTQEETRAIQYVVVDAKPLAKDSLAVKEAINKLKQDLIVAKDDSLFASINSDNKYPFTYVKKGQLSPSLDSVVFNVAAGTTVGPFLNNGAYEIAKVVSTVVGPDSVKASHILLDPTAEGGVDKALAKADSIKGLIQKGDNFAALAVQFSNDPGSKNNGGELGTFTRGRMVPEFEKAVFEGKAGEIKVVKSQFGVHVIKIEKQIGTAKYVKVAIIDKVISSGKETLNNAHSKATAFLSAATAQNFAQEAKKLGLEARTASRVSAMDNVLDGAEAPRDLIRWAFEAKKGDVSDKVFETETSYILAHLVNIQPKGTLALDAVKKDIEPAVRNMVKARLLKEKFDKALAGASSIDQVAQKVGKSAIQVENVVFANPVIPGVALENTVVGTVFGLQPNKPSKAIEGNTGVYVVQVNGFTNPAAIPDINAQKKQMLAAKAQRAWGSIFRALQDKAEIIDNRVKFF, from the coding sequence ATGGGATTAATGGGCTTTTTGCGTAACAAAGCTGGTATCATCTTGACAGCAGCAATGGCTATCGCAATTTTAGCATTTTTACTAGCCGATGTCGTTCGAGGAGGAGCTCCTTTTTGGGCAAGACATCAAAATCGTGTAGGGGAAGTCAACGGAACGGAAATTGAGTATCCTGAGTTCAACCAACAGGTAGAGCAAGCAGAAGAAATGTTCAAACAGCAAATGGGCGGCGCGGTCACTCCTCAGATGAGAACTTACGCCGTGCAACAGGTTTGGAATCAATTCTTGTCTAGAGAAATCTTGAAGAAAGAAATTGAAAAAGTCGGTTTGACCGTGGGTAAAGACGAGTTGAATGATTTAGTAAAGGGGCCAAATCCTTCACCACAGATCGTTCAGGCTTTTACGAATCCCCAAACTGGACAATTCGACCATGGTCAATTGATGACTTTCATAAGCCAGATGAACACCGCTGGTAATCCAGCAGTGGCCCAACAGTGGGAAGCCTTGCTTGAAGGTGTACGCGATGAACGCCTAAGCAGTAAATATGGCGAATTGCTTTCCAACAGTGTATATGTAACGTCATTGGAAGCAAACGAAGAATACCAGGAGCGCAATAAGCTGGCAAACTTTAAATATATTCTATTGGATTACGCTTCGGTAAAAGATGCGGACGTCAAATTATCAGATGCCGATTTTCAGCAATATTATGACGAACATAAAAATATGTTCAAGACGCAGGAGGAAACCCGTGCCATCCAATATGTCGTTGTGGACGCCAAACCACTTGCCAAAGACTCATTGGCTGTAAAAGAGGCTATCAACAAACTGAAACAAGACCTGATTGTAGCTAAAGATGATTCCTTATTTGCGTCCATCAACTCGGACAACAAATACCCATTCACCTATGTGAAAAAAGGTCAGTTGAGTCCTTCTTTGGATTCCGTGGTATTCAATGTAGCAGCTGGTACTACAGTTGGTCCATTTTTAAATAATGGCGCTTATGAAATTGCAAAAGTCGTATCGACTGTAGTAGGTCCTGACTCAGTGAAAGCTTCTCATATCTTATTGGACCCAACTGCAGAAGGTGGTGTCGACAAGGCATTGGCAAAAGCAGATTCGATCAAAGGTCTAATTCAGAAAGGAGACAACTTTGCTGCCCTCGCAGTACAGTTCAGCAACGACCCCGGAAGTAAAAACAACGGTGGTGAGCTCGGTACGTTTACCAGAGGCCGTATGGTTCCTGAATTTGAAAAAGCTGTATTCGAAGGCAAAGCTGGCGAGATCAAAGTTGTCAAATCTCAGTTTGGTGTCCATGTCATCAAAATAGAAAAACAGATCGGCACAGCCAAATATGTTAAAGTAGCCATCATTGACAAAGTTATCAGCAGCGGTAAAGAAACATTAAACAACGCGCATAGTAAAGCGACTGCATTCTTATCAGCTGCTACCGCGCAAAACTTTGCTCAGGAGGCGAAGAAGCTTGGACTTGAAGCGCGTACAGCTTCCCGCGTATCGGCAATGGACAATGTACTCGACGGCGCTGAAGCTCCACGTGATTTGATTCGTTGGGCGTTTGAAGCTAAAAAAGGTGATGTTTCGGACAAAGTGTTTGAAACTGAAACTTCCTACATCTTGGCTCATTTAGTCAATATACAGCCTAAGGGAACACTTGCACTGGATGCAGTAAAAAAAGATATTGAACCTGCTGTAAGAAATATGGTGAAAGCAAGGCTGTTGAAAGAGAAATTTGACAAAGCTTTAGCCGGTGCTTCTTCAATTGATCAGGTCGCTCAGAAAGTAGGCAAATCAGCGATCCAGGTGGAGAATGTTGTGTTTGCAAATCCGGTGATTCCTGGTGTCGCACTCGAAAACACAGTAGTAGGTACCGTATTCGGTCTGCAGCCAAACAAGCCTTCCAAAGCAATCGAGGGCAACACAGGTGTCTATGTGGTACAGGTAAATGGTTTCACCAATCCGGCGGCAATCCCTGACATCAATGCGCAAAAGAAACAAATGCTTGCTGCTAAAGCTCAACGCGCGTGGGGATCGATCTTCCGTGCATTACAGGACAAAGCTGAAATCATTGACAATAGAGTGAAATTCTTTTAG
- a CDS encoding DUF3108 domain-containing protein, whose product MKLISTLLLYLSVFVSTVFAQDLPHLKESAFKAGEKLKYRLRYGIISAATGTLTVSEAKDGQGNPAFHLYAAGRTAGAFSIYTVRNEYNSYINSRTFLPYYYTENIREGGYRRNDKVRFNQEARTVSGNKGNFTSKVDQTFDLLSSYYFARNLDLSSVKPGESFKLTYFLNDEIATLGIQYIGIEKIKTELGTLECLKFSPEIKPGRIFKKNSKLYLWVTNDGNRIPVKANVDILIGSVTLELLEAQGLKHKLGQRASYSK is encoded by the coding sequence ATGAAACTTATATCGACTTTGCTCCTTTACTTATCCGTTTTTGTAAGTACTGTTTTCGCGCAAGACCTGCCCCATTTGAAGGAATCTGCCTTTAAAGCAGGAGAAAAATTAAAGTATAGATTACGTTATGGTATTATCTCGGCTGCAACGGGAACTTTGACTGTGAGCGAAGCCAAAGATGGACAGGGGAATCCGGCGTTCCATCTGTATGCTGCTGGCAGAACAGCCGGAGCATTCTCCATATACACGGTAAGAAATGAGTATAACTCCTATATAAATAGCAGAACATTTTTACCTTATTACTACACGGAAAACATCCGTGAGGGCGGCTACAGACGCAACGATAAAGTCCGCTTTAATCAAGAAGCACGCACAGTGTCCGGCAATAAAGGAAATTTCACCTCAAAAGTTGACCAAACATTTGATTTGTTATCGTCCTACTATTTTGCACGCAATCTGGACTTATCTTCCGTAAAGCCGGGGGAATCCTTTAAACTGACTTACTTCCTTAATGATGAAATCGCCACATTAGGGATACAATATATCGGAATCGAAAAAATAAAAACCGAGTTAGGCACGTTGGAGTGCCTCAAATTTAGTCCTGAAATCAAACCGGGACGTATCTTTAAGAAAAATAGCAAACTTTATCTATGGGTTACCAACGATGGTAACCGGATCCCGGTTAAGGCCAACGTCGATATATTGATCGGTTCGGTCACCTTAGAGCTTTTGGAGGCACAGGGGCTAAAACATAAACTGGGACAGAGAGCGAGCTACTCAAAATAA
- a CDS encoding DUF3109 family protein: MIEVGNVLVHEDLINNDFVCNLSKCKGICCIEGDSGAPLLESEKAILEEIYPKVKPYMTAKGIEAIEEQGKYVVDIDGDLTTTCVDGNKECAYVTWENGITKCAIEKAYELGEIHWRKPISCHLYPIRTTHYPEFDVLHYDRWHICKDACTFGKELQVPVYKFLKDPLIRTYGEEWYKNLEKAVDEL, encoded by the coding sequence ATGATTGAAGTAGGAAATGTGTTGGTACACGAAGATCTGATCAATAACGACTTTGTGTGTAATCTATCAAAATGTAAAGGGATCTGCTGTATCGAAGGGGATTCAGGTGCGCCTTTATTGGAAAGTGAAAAGGCTATTCTGGAGGAAATTTATCCAAAGGTAAAACCCTACATGACGGCCAAGGGCATTGAAGCCATTGAAGAACAAGGCAAATACGTGGTCGATATAGATGGTGATCTGACCACCACCTGTGTGGACGGGAATAAGGAGTGTGCGTACGTTACCTGGGAAAATGGTATTACGAAATGTGCTATCGAAAAAGCTTACGAACTTGGCGAGATACATTGGCGCAAACCCATTTCATGCCATCTCTATCCGATTCGCACGACACATTATCCCGAGTTTGACGTGCTTCATTATGACCGATGGCATATCTGCAAAGATGCCTGCACCTTTGGCAAAGAATTGCAGGTTCCGGTATATAAGTTTCTGAAGGATCCGCTGATCCGAACTTATGGCGAAGAATGGTACAAAAATCTGGAAAAAGCAGTGGATGAGTTATAA
- a CDS encoding aminopeptidase C, with protein sequence MNWNKSIVLAASLFAASFQVQAQDNLINALKANQNDNSKSGFTFTEVINLGNTSIKDQGSSGTCWSYSGNSFLESEMIRMGKKPVEISQIFTARNTYLDKARTYVRLHGGLSLGEGGQFHDVLNSYRKYGAMPQSAYTGLHYGTTRNNFGEMTSMLDAMLGSIVKGKTLTPNWEKAYTAAMDSYLGEVPEKFEYNGKSYTPRTFADQVIGINPDDYVGIASVTDHPYYSQFVLLIPDNWSFDRFYNVQMNDLTDIIDNALQKGYTVAWATDVSEKGFSWKNGVAYVPEKPFEQMTDQEKATMFVGPKPEMKITPEERQKAFDNWQTTDDHGMHIVGLVKDQNGKEYYIVKNSWGTSNDYKGYLYATKEFVRYKTTSLLLHKDGLSKDLKSKINIK encoded by the coding sequence ATGAATTGGAATAAATCGATTGTACTGGCTGCTTCTCTTTTCGCAGCTTCGTTCCAGGTACAAGCACAGGACAATTTGATCAATGCCCTAAAAGCAAATCAAAATGACAATAGTAAATCGGGGTTTACATTTACAGAAGTGATCAACCTTGGTAATACTTCGATTAAAGATCAAGGTTCTTCCGGTACATGCTGGTCCTATTCTGGCAACTCCTTTTTGGAGTCAGAGATGATCCGTATGGGCAAAAAACCGGTTGAAATTTCTCAGATCTTTACTGCTCGCAATACCTACCTGGACAAAGCACGCACGTATGTCCGTCTCCATGGAGGACTATCTTTGGGTGAAGGTGGCCAGTTTCACGATGTATTGAATTCATACCGCAAATACGGCGCAATGCCACAGTCCGCATATACTGGATTGCATTACGGAACTACCCGCAACAACTTTGGCGAAATGACCTCCATGCTGGATGCTATGCTCGGGTCTATTGTCAAAGGCAAAACATTAACGCCAAACTGGGAAAAGGCCTACACGGCAGCCATGGACTCCTATCTGGGTGAAGTTCCTGAAAAATTCGAGTACAACGGGAAATCGTATACGCCACGTACCTTCGCGGATCAAGTAATCGGCATCAACCCAGACGACTACGTAGGTATTGCTTCGGTCACCGATCATCCTTATTACAGTCAGTTTGTTCTGTTGATTCCGGACAACTGGTCATTCGACCGTTTTTACAACGTGCAGATGAATGATCTGACAGATATCATTGACAATGCCCTACAAAAAGGATACACGGTTGCCTGGGCAACGGATGTATCGGAAAAAGGATTTTCCTGGAAAAATGGTGTTGCCTACGTACCAGAAAAACCATTTGAGCAAATGACTGATCAGGAAAAGGCGACGATGTTTGTTGGACCTAAACCTGAAATGAAAATAACACCAGAAGAGAGACAAAAAGCCTTCGACAACTGGCAGACAACTGACGATCATGGAATGCACATCGTTGGTCTGGTCAAGGACCAAAATGGTAAAGAATATTACATCGTGAAAAACTCATGGGGTACCTCCAATGATTACAAAGGTTATCTATATGCCACAAAGGAATTTGTACGCTATAAAACAACTTCTTTGCTGTTACACAAAGATGGCTTGTCCAAAGATTTAAAATCCAAGATAAATATCAAATAA